Part of the uncultured Desulfobacter sp. genome, TATAGCGTGTCATAGAAACTTCTTCTTTATCTTATACAAGGTCCCGTTGATCATGCCTTCCGGGGCCTTGGGCATGGCGTCCTTTAACGGGGCGGTCAATTCCTGGGATTTTTCCAGGGCTTCATTGGCGGTCTGGAGCATCTGTTCGGCTGTCTGATCGATTTTTTCCTGTCCCTGGGTCTGATTGACCTGGAACAGTACAAAGGTTTCTTTAATGGGTTTTTCCAATTTTTCAAAGGATTTTTTTAAAGACTGCATCCCTTTATCCCATACTTTTTTTTCACCGTCGGCAATTTTCCTTTGGGCCGGATACTTGGCGGCGACACCGTCGATGCGGGCAATTTCGGCTTCCAATAAATTCATCTCTGTATTATAGGCCACCAGGGCATCGTAAAGTTCGGGCATTCGAGCAAAACAAAAGGCCAGCATCTCATCGGGAAGGGTGACATGGGCAAGGGGGACGGATTGATAAACCGGGCCGTCCCCTGTTCCGGAACTTGAAAAAAATTTAGTGTACGCAAAAAATCCACCCCCGCCAAGAACACCCAGGATAACGAAAAGAATGATCAGCTTTTTTATTAATGATTTTTTCTTGGGTTTGGCCGGTTTGGATTGGTCACCCGCATTTTCTTCCACAGCCGGTTCTTCGGGTTCATCCTTTTTTTTCTTTTTTAAAAGTCCCATAACATCCCAATTTAGCGAGCATCCACCTGAAAGTCAAAATTGTAAAAATGTCAGGACAAAAAATTCTGGATCAGCTCAAGGGTGGGACCGGGTTTATCTTCGAACAGATAGTGACCGGCATCTTCAAACACATGGGCACGGGATCGGGGGAATCTGTTTTTAAATTCGTTGAGGAAATGAACATCAAAAACAAAATCCCGGGTGCCCCATAAAAACATGAGCTGATTCGGATCAAGGGCGCTGAGGCCCTGATCCACCTTTTGAACCCTGGCATAACTTCTGTCTTTTTCTGTTATCGGTATATCCTGAACAAATTTTAAGGTGGCGATGCGATTTGCCCAACTGTTGTATGGAGCAACAAGACCTTTTTTAACAGGATTGGAAAGCCTGTTTTCCGCACCAAGATAGAGCGCACCCCGGGCAAAAATGTTGGCACCCAACACAGCCGGTACGGCAAATGGCCCAAGATATTTAATGGCCCAAAGGGCTGCCGGAAACTGTTTGGATGGCGGCAGAAAAAATCCCGAGGTGTTGGTGATCACAATTTTATCCACCCGGTCCAGGTTGTCCAGGGCCCAGGCAAGGCCGATCATCCCGCCCCAGTCATGGACAATCAAAGATATTTTCTCTTTGATATCTAAACTTTTGACCAGGGCATCCAGGTCAGCCACCCTTTGATCCAAGGTGTAATCATAGGTTTTAGCCGACGGCTTGTCTGAAAACCCGCACCCGATGTGGTCCGGTGCAATGGTTCTGAAATTACTGGAAAGGCCGGAAATCAGATGACGGAAATAAAAAGACCAGGTGGGATTGCCGTGGACCATGAGCACAGGCCGGCCCCTGCCCTGATCCACATAATGCATTTGATTTGCGTTTATCGATGCATAATGGGGCTCGAAGGGATACAGATCCCCAAACCCGGCAGTGGAAGTGAGCCGGCCGTTTATCGTTCTTGCTACCATTCAACCCCCAGAAAATAACAATTAAGTCCGGAACCCACCCCTAGAAAGGCCACAAAGTCGCCGGGAGCAAAAAATCCCCGTTCATCGGCAATGGCCGCCGAGATCGGCAGGGAGACAGACCCCACATTACCCAGGAAGGGAAATGTGATGAAATCCTTTTTCCGGTCAATGTTCATGGCCGTATAAAATTTATGGTGATGGCCCTCCCCCACCTGGTGGGCAACAAATTTATCCGGCTTATCGGCAGGGATGTTCAATTCATTGCGGAACAACTCATAGGTCTCCATGGCCAATTCCGTGCCGTGGTCAAGCACTTTCTGGGCATCGGTTCGCATGATCACTTTAGAGTTCGTGGGCATGCCCTTGCCGTCTAATCCCCAGTAACACAGATCCCAATGACGGATGGAGTTGTTCACCACCCCGCCGTTGACCCTATGGCGGGGGGTCGAGGGATTACCCAAAGTCCCGTCGGTGAGCAAAATTGCCGCCGCCCCCGAACCGCCGGTCATGGTGGCCACAGCCCTTCTATAAAAATCAATGTTCTTGTGGGTGTTGATCTCGTCAATGGTGGCATCAACAATCTGCCGGGCCGTTTCGCAGGAGACCACAAGCCCGGCTTTGATATGCCCGAGCTGAATCTCATTGGCCACATGCACCATGCCCGTGATCATACCAAGACATGCTGATTTAACATCATACACATGGGCCCTGGGTCCCACCCCGATCTTGTCTGCCACGGCACAGGAAGTGGCCGGTTCAAATCCGTCCTGGCACACCCCGCAAAAACAAAGTGCGCCCAGTTCTTCGGGCTTGATACCTGCTTCATCCAGGGCACGCTTGCCTGCCACGGCCGCATGTTCGGCCAGGGTATGATCTTCATCCCAGTAACGGCGTTCCCGGATACCGGTCAATGCCTCCAGCTGGCCGGGCACAAACCCGACCGCCTCAAAAAACGGGGAGAGCCTTTCATCTATTTCCCGGCTGGTCACGATGTTAGGTGCCAGCTCATATCCAAAGGATTCAATAAACACCTTGTCGTACTTCATCTTCTTCTCCAATACGCCTCAAGATCCTGGCGGGTGACACCTTCCAGTTTCATTCCCATATCCTTGTAAAAGACAATTTCAAGGTCATCTGAAAACATATGGGCATCCGCCGTCACAAAAGGCTGGGGTTCATATCCGATTGATTTTATTTCAATATCGTAAAGTGCTTTTTTTGTAGCCCGGGTCACAGGGCCCCGGCATTTAAGATCACTTTCGTTGTTTTCCAGTACATTATAGCTGATGTCATCATGGGGCACCACCCAGCCCATGCGCTGGACAAAAACCCGAAGGGTATGGGCACAGCACTCATACATCAAGGTTCCCGGCATCACCATGTCATCGATAAAATGGCAGGTTAAAAACCAGTCCTCGGGATGGATGTCGGCCTGGGCAATGATCCGGCCCATGCCGAACCGACCGCCGGAGGGGTCCAGGTCAAGCACCCGGTGGATCAGCCGCATGGGCCCGCCGGGCAGCCATTGATTTTTTCCGGTGCGTCTTCCTTGAAAATCTGCGCCAAAGGCGGTTTCAAGATCACCTGTGCGAAGGGCCTCCACCTGGGCATCATCCAGGCTCAGGCGCTCTTTTGGGGCAAACCATTCAGGCGGCGGTCCCTGGATATTCATCTCTTTGTCCTCTTTTTTCAAAATAATGCCCCCGGAATTTTCCACCTCCTGCTCGGTGAAAAAGCCTGCGCATCCGTCGCGCATGGAGATAAAGGGCAGTTGATTGATGTAGCCCTGGTAATGAAAAAAGAAAAGATAGATGTCACCCTGCTTTAAAAAGCGGTCGATCTCAATGTGATATTCAATGGTTTCTCCGGGCACGGGCAGGCTTCGGTGGAACGTCACCTTGGCATCCAGCAGCCGGTACTTGCGCGTTCCTTTGACAACATGGTCGATGCCCAGCCAGGAGCAGAGGAACAGATCGGCCTGGCCCGCTTCAATGGAGATGGAGACCGGGGCCTTGCCGCCGTCCAGGTACCAGGCATTTTCAAGGACATCATGCTGGGTAACCACTTTGCCGGCGGTTAAAGACAATTTTTCCCCATGAACGGAAACGATGCGATCCACCAGCATCAAGGGCTCAGCGGGCAGCCGCACCCGGACCGGATAATTGTCGATGACATCAAAATCCTGCCCCAATACATTTCCCGCTTTTCCCACGGCAAATTCAAGGCATTGTTCCCGGTCCATGAACAAATCGGGGATTTTAGACGTTTGCCGGGGCACAGCGATCGGTTCTAAACAGGTTGACACATTTGCCCCCGTCGACATTGCACCGGAAAGGGCGGCCAACTGTTCGGTCATGGCCTGGGTATTTTGGGCGGATAATTCTAAAAAATGTTCATGGGCCCTGGCCGTCACGGCCTGGGTGTGTGCCAGCAGTTCGGGGATATTGTCGCAATCGCCCAAAAGCGGTGTTGCGGCCGGCTCAGAACCAACATCTCCTGTGGCAATCAATTCCCGGGGAAAGTGCGGACGGGTCATCGGGATGCGAATGCAGGTGAGTGATGTTTCGTTTTTCTCCCGGACGACCGGAATGCCGGGGCGCGTTCCTCCCTGTCCTGGATTTTGGCAGCCAGACAAGACAACATGCCCTGCAATACCATCCCGGGTCAGGCATCCTGCGACGGCTGTTTGGGGAATACCTGGGGTATTAAGCAGACAGCCTGGATATTTTCGGGCATACAGACACAATGCGGTGGCCGTTACGGCAAACAGGCCTGCCGCCATTCCGGCATGGCCGGACACGGCAGACGGACAGAAAACCGGGAACGTCTTGGATTCAAAACCAGAGGCTTCCCCTGCGCCTAAAAAGTGAGACCCACTGTGGGTCAAGGCAGCCAGCCCGATCTCATTTAATTGCATACCAGCTTGCCCCAGCGCTGTTTGCAATGAGGTTTGTACAACCGCGGATCGAGAACCCTGGGCCTGGACACCGGTTTCACCGGCAAGTGCAGCCCCCCCTGCGCCCCCCACACCATTAACAACGGCATAAATCCGGTCATGATCTCTTTGTGCGGCATCCAGGGGTTTGAGAACCAGGGCCACAGCCCCTTCGGAAGGCAACGTCATAGGGTCCATGCCGGTTAACACCTGATCCCGGCTAAAACTTCTAATGTCGCCGGCAAGATCTACAGCCGCACATAGAAAGGTATCTGTTTCCCCTGTGGAGAGGGATTTTACGGCAATATCAATGGCCGTCTGCCCCGAAGCTTCATCCGCAGATAGGGTAAAACAGGGTCCGCCGAGTTTAAACGCCCGGGCTAAAC contains:
- a CDS encoding alpha/beta fold hydrolase; the protein is MVARTINGRLTSTAGFGDLYPFEPHYASINANQMHYVDQGRGRPVLMVHGNPTWSFYFRHLISGLSSNFRTIAPDHIGCGFSDKPSAKTYDYTLDQRVADLDALVKSLDIKEKISLIVHDWGGMIGLAWALDNLDRVDKIVITNTSGFFLPPSKQFPAALWAIKYLGPFAVPAVLGANIFARGALYLGAENRLSNPVKKGLVAPYNSWANRIATLKFVQDIPITEKDRSYARVQKVDQGLSALDPNQLMFLWGTRDFVFDVHFLNEFKNRFPRSRAHVFEDAGHYLFEDKPGPTLELIQNFLS
- a CDS encoding 3-oxoacyl-ACP synthase III, which produces MKYDKVFIESFGYELAPNIVTSREIDERLSPFFEAVGFVPGQLEALTGIRERRYWDEDHTLAEHAAVAGKRALDEAGIKPEELGALCFCGVCQDGFEPATSCAVADKIGVGPRAHVYDVKSACLGMITGMVHVANEIQLGHIKAGLVVSCETARQIVDATIDEINTHKNIDFYRRAVATMTGGSGAAAILLTDGTLGNPSTPRHRVNGGVVNNSIRHWDLCYWGLDGKGMPTNSKVIMRTDAQKVLDHGTELAMETYELFRNELNIPADKPDKFVAHQVGEGHHHKFYTAMNIDRKKDFITFPFLGNVGSVSLPISAAIADERGFFAPGDFVAFLGVGSGLNCYFLGVEW
- a CDS encoding beta-ketoacyl synthase N-terminal-like domain-containing protein, with protein sequence MSFKRVDIAVVGMSGIFPGASDTQQFIANVMAKKSSVIPVPRDRWGVPVDMMVDSRPGAPLPDRACSRFAGLIRPSVFDPDNLDLYGGEKAGHGLDNAFFHLLDPVHQLTLAAGNDLIRNARLSKDNRARTGVVLAAIALPTPGASRLTHDLFLASNPAMPSNHQAWGAGMLSAPASILARVFGLTGGCFTLDAACASSLFSIKLACEQLLSGKVDAMVAGGVSRPQSLYTQVGFTQLQALSPTGRCAPFDRDANGLVVGEGAGLVLLKRLDDALAGQDTIHAVIKGWGVSNDIEGNLVAPASEGQVRAMCHAFDMAGWSFDDIQYMECHGSGTPKGDQVEVRSIVQMLEKYRCMDTRLSIGSVKSNIGHLLTGAGAAGFIKTVMAMNREMLPPSNNFNALPDDSPFNDTGVRVQDAPAAWVPGGDGAPLRAAVSAFGFGGINAQILVESFRAESRSHAAGAAPATVEKSVPCAIVGMGLMSGGADDLGDFSQLLFGDKTVAGRSGESRWRRADHLPPDIRNAQTLFMDELSIDLKDFNIPPNQMNQILPQHLIMLKAAMAALSDAGISPKPDASQPPRVNMGCAVGIEFDFGATDYHLRWQVQGQGNYVSQDLLDTIGPSLNFDSTLGALGGIVASRLARAFKLGGPCFTLSADEASGQTAIDIAVKSLSTGETDTFLCAAVDLAGDIRSFSRDQVLTGMDPMTLPSEGAVALVLKPLDAAQRDHDRIYAVVNGVGGAGGAALAGETGVQAQGSRSAVVQTSLQTALGQAGMQLNEIGLAALTHSGSHFLGAGEASGFESKTFPVFCPSAVSGHAGMAAGLFAVTATALCLYARKYPGCLLNTPGIPQTAVAGCLTRDGIAGHVVLSGCQNPGQGGTRPGIPVVREKNETSLTCIRIPMTRPHFPRELIATGDVGSEPAATPLLGDCDNIPELLAHTQAVTARAHEHFLELSAQNTQAMTEQLAALSGAMSTGANVSTCLEPIAVPRQTSKIPDLFMDREQCLEFAVGKAGNVLGQDFDVIDNYPVRVRLPAEPLMLVDRIVSVHGEKLSLTAGKVVTQHDVLENAWYLDGGKAPVSISIEAGQADLFLCSWLGIDHVVKGTRKYRLLDAKVTFHRSLPVPGETIEYHIEIDRFLKQGDIYLFFFHYQGYINQLPFISMRDGCAGFFTEQEVENSGGIILKKEDKEMNIQGPPPEWFAPKERLSLDDAQVEALRTGDLETAFGADFQGRRTGKNQWLPGGPMRLIHRVLDLDPSGGRFGMGRIIAQADIHPEDWFLTCHFIDDMVMPGTLMYECCAHTLRVFVQRMGWVVPHDDISYNVLENNESDLKCRGPVTRATKKALYDIEIKSIGYEPQPFVTADAHMFSDDLEIVFYKDMGMKLEGVTRQDLEAYWRRR